The genome window GTCCCATGACGAGGGTCTTGCTCATTCGGTTAGTGAGTTACTCAATAAGAATCAGGATGCGATTAAAGGAGCCATTACAGAGTCTTTTTGTAAACAAGATTTTTGGATAGAGGGCCATGATGGAGATGTAAATGAAGTAAGAGTGAACGAGCTAGAAATTTCCGAAATACTGATTTTGGAAGTAGAACAAGACGTTGCTTTTGTCCACGTTGATGTTGAAACGAACTTCTCCGCAGACCTCACTTACGATGATTCATACACCGCAGCATACGATAGGGAGGAAACGGTATGGCCCTTTTTGGTTACAATAGACAAGACAGTTGATCAAGATGTCGAATACACAGCAACGATTCAGGTATTGCATGACGTAGAAAATCTGAAATATTTTGAAGTGGATTGGGTAGAAATACAACCTAAGCAAATGACTGGTTCTGAATTACGTGTTGGTTTTGCAGTACGCATCGACAATAAATGGCCTTACGAATGAATGATCCCTAGACTTGACACAACATTTCCAGTATGGTATTCATCCGAGCACTATTACCATAAATACCTTCCAAAATGCCCTATGTTCTTCAGGGCATTTTTTGTTTGATTTCCTCCGTAATCCCTCTGTCTCATTCCTATCCCAACTGTGTCATATGACACACCAACTGTTTCAAATGAAACAGTTTTTGGCCTGTCCATTTTTGGGCATTATATAAAAACACGCTCTCCTGCAAGCAGTTACGGGTTTTTTTGCAAAATTTGGCACGCTTTTTGCAATATATAAAGGGCACGAAGTTTCAGTTCCAAACCCATTCAGGAGGGCATTCCCATGGTTCACCAGTCATTTGCAACCCGTCCAGCAGTACCATCACGTAAAGTCCCACCAGAAATCCATCCTGAACCCGACGTCCTTGATGTCTTCGGATCCAGAGACAATGTAATTCGGGCGCACTTTCAGCACGTTCTGGATCTCTCTGCGCTGGCGATGATTGCCGTTTTCACGCTCTATGCGATCATCTCAAAGATCGCGCTGACGCTTATCCTCGAGGCCCTGCCGTTTTACTCGATAGCCGGCGATGCTGTCGCTAAAGCTATTGATGTGAGGTACATGATTGTCGGCCACGGATTTTGGCTGATTTTCGTAGTGGCTTTCATCGCGGTACCACTTCTTGAAATACTGATCTATCAGTGGTTCCCAATCTGGCTCTCCATGAAGGTGATACCCAGCCCCGTTATTGCGGTCTGTTTTTCTACTGTACTCTTTGGCGCTGCTCATCTATACATCGAGGCATTCGGGGTTGTCACGTCCATCCTTGTTGGCTTTTTTCTATCGGTTGCATTTCTGCACGCGCGCCAGGTCAGTTGGAAGCGCGCGTGTTGGACGACCGCGGCAATTTACACGTCAGTAAACGGCATTGAACTGACGGTGGCTTTGATCCTCATCCGTCTGGGGATACAAGGGCCGTGAAGATAGCCGGTTTATCGGGATTTCAGGCAGAAAAAGGTATAGACATAATCCGTATTTTGTCAGGAACACCTCCAAAAACGCCTGCATTATACGCCAAAATGCCATTGCAACCCCCTGTTTTTTCGAGTAAATTGCAGATATTTGCAAATATAGAAACAAGCGGTCAGCGGTCAGGAAAACACACAATGCGATCAATTATCACCTGCACAATTCTATTTCTGTGGGCCTGTGCTTGCGCTGCCAGCGATCCGGTGCAAACGCTGACCTATTGCGACAATCTCTCCGGTTGGTCCAACAATGTACAGTTATCCAGAGATGCCCAGGAGGGTCGCTTTGCCATCGCGGCTTCTCTGCCAGCAGGTCAAACGGGATTCTTTACCTACAATTTTTTCAGCACGGGACAGGACCTCTCCCAAAGACACAGCCTGAGCTTCTGGTGGAAAATAGAAGGCAATGGTATGAGGGATCTCAAAATCAAGGTTCGCAACCACCCTCTGGGCGGCGGTAGGGAAGCCATATATACGATCTGGCAGGGACAAACACCGCCCCAGGGATGGCAACTTGCCACTGTAGAACTGGCAAAACCCCACGAGATCTGGGGCAGTGAACCCGATTACAACAGGCGATATATCATATATAGAACAGAAACAAGTCAAAATTCAAACGCGCGCCTGTTCATCGATCATATTGCAACCGTCGATCAGACCTTTTCATGGCAAGTTGACGCGCCAGTATATGAAAAAAGCTCCATTGACCATCTCGATTTTGATGACAACGGAGCCGTTGGTTTTAGTGATTTTCTCCTCTTTGTTCAGAAATTCGGTGCAACCCAGACCGATTCGGAATACGATCCCATCTACGATCTCGATTCTGACGGACAAATCGGTTTTGGGGATTTTCTCACTTTCGCCGCCGGGTTCGGGTCTGACGGCACGCAGTGGTACATACCTATCACATTTGAAAGCGCCACCACACAACCATTAAATATTGTGGTGGGAACCGAAACGCAGATCCTGTTGACCCAAACGATTGAGGCGGGAACAACCCGGATTCGCGTGCCAATTCCTCGGAATATTCTCGCCTCACGCGACCCCTCCATACATCCCATCCCAATTTGGGCGCAAGTTGCAGATTTTATCCAAACGCGGAGCAGTTCGGTATCTTACGTACCTCAGAACAGTAAACGGGTATATCCGGGACCTGACGGGCGACTGGTCTATGTGCCAGACGAAAAGGGCAATATCATTCCAGACTTTTCACACTGTGGCTATATGGGTGGTGGTGTGGCTCTGCCAGATGTGCCGGTGGCGATGACGGTACAGCCACAGGCCGGGGGAGACGACACAGCGCGATTACAAGCGGCAATCGACGACGTATCCGCACGCGCACTGGACGCCAATGGCTTTCGGGGAACCTTGTTACTCAAGCGCGGAAAATATCGGATTGGTGGGAGCCTGTACATTCGGGCAAGCGGCGTTGTACTGCGCGGTGAAGGCGAAGGTGAAGATGGCACGGTATTGATTGCAACGGGAACAGAACAGCGCACATTGATCGAGTTTGAAGGCAGATCATTCTGGCAAGAGGTAGGGGGAACGCGACAGGCCATTGTAGATGATTATGTCCCCGTAGGCGCAAAAATATTTTCTATAGAAGATGCTTCGGGTTTTGCAGTTGGCGATGAAATCCTCGTACATCGCCCCAGTACGGCTCAGTGGATTGCGGCAATAGGGATGGATCGCATTGAGATGTCACATCCCGATGTTCGGCAGTGGGTACCGGGCACTTACGACTTTCGCTTTGACCGCACCATAACCGCCATAGAAGGCAACCGGATAACAATCGACGCGCCCATGGGCAATGCATTTGAACGAGAATACGGCGGCGGGTGGGTTCTCAAATACGAATATCTCGGGCGCATTGAACAGGTCGGCATTGAGAACTTGCGCGGCGTATCGGAGTTTGATGACAGCGAAAAAGATGAAAGTCGGGGGGATGAGTTTATTGATGAAGATCACGCCTGGAACTTTGTCGTATTTTCACGCGTGCAGAATGCGTGGGCGCGCAATGTGACTTCGGTCCACTTTGGATATGCGTGTGTAACCATTGGCAACCTGGCAAAATGGATGACCGTGCAGGATAGCCAGTGTCTCGACCCCGTATCACAGATCATCGGGTCACGGCGATATTCATTTCCCATCCACGGGCAATTGTCCCTCGTGCAACGGTGTTATACCCGGCGAGGGCGTCACGATTATGTGCTACACGCACGCGTACCGGGGCCAAATGTGTTTTTGGATTGTACGGCAGATATCGCGCATTCCGATTCAGGGCCCCATCACCGGTGGTCTGTTTGCACCCTGTTTGACAATGTGACCGTGAACGGCAATGCCATTAATGTTCAGGATCGGCAAGGTTCGGGCACTGGTCACGGATGGGCGGGCGCGCAAAAAGTATTATGGAATTGCGAGGCAGAGAGCTTTATCGTGCAAAAACCCCCAACATCGCAAAATTACGCCATTGGTTGCATCGGCGAGAAACGAGACGGCTGGTACAGGCGTGAAGATGGATATTGGGAATCACACGGGCGGAGAGTCTCTCCGCGCAGTCTGTACTTAAAACAACTCGAAGACCGCCTGGGCATAGAAGCTGTAAAAGCCGTGGCGACCAGAGCACAGATTGGGGGGGGTAATTGAATGGTAAAACGCAAACAATGTCTGCAGGGCAGATTATCCTCTTCAGGACCTGTAAAAAGCGACTAATATTTTGTGATCATTACAGCGATGCCGACCGGGTTTTCCAATCCGAAAATGGGAAGGCTTTCGACCTGCGTACCGTCGAGGTTGGCACGAAAGATTTTGTCTGTTTTATTGTCTGTCCAGTACATTTTACCCCCAGCTATATCCAGAGCGATGTCCAGTGGTGTGGTGTCTTCGGGGACCCTGGTATTGACGAGGTCTTCTTTTTTGGTGCCGTCCAGATTAGCACGCCGGATTTTATCTGAGCTGGTGTCCGTATAGTATATTTTGCGATTTACCAGGTCCAGGGCGATGCCGCGTGAAAAGTTGACTCCGGAGGTGATGATGTCTTCGGCATTGGAGCCGTCGAAGTTGGCGCGGAAGATTTTGTTTCTTTCCCAGTCTGTCCAGTACACCTTGCCCCCGGTCGCGTCTATGGCAATGCTGGCTGGCGTGGTGGCTCCGGGATCAAGTGGTGGATCGACGAGTTCTCTGGTGTTGACGATGTCTTCAATGTTGGAGCCGTCGAGATTGGCGCGAAAGATTTTGTCCATTACCCCGTCCGTCCAGTACATTTTGCCTCTATCCACGTTCAGGGCAATGCCGTATGGAGAGGCGCTTCTATAATTTCCTGAGGGTTCAGTTATTTCTCTGGTGTTGATGATTTCTGCGATTTGCGTGCCGTCGAGGTTGGCGCGAAAGATTTTATCATTTGACCTATCTGCCCAGTATATTTTTCCCCAGGTCGCGTCTATGGCAATGCTGGAAGGTCCATCCAATCTCGTTGTGACGATGTCTTCGATGTTAGAGCCGTCGAGGTCGGCGCGCTGGATTTTTTTTGTGCCTGTGTCTGTCCAGTATAGCTTCTCCACTGTGGTCTCGGTTTGTGTTACCATTGCCTCAACAGTCTGCGCGGTCGTCAAACCTCTCATATCGGTTGCTGTTGCGGTGATGGTCGCACGCCCCGGTGCTGCTGGCGAGATTGTCACTATTGAGCCTGTCACGTCCGCAGTTGCGATACCTTCATTGGATGACGATACGCTATAGGTCATAGGGGGCGTGTCCGGGTCAACGAAGATGTCCGGGTCTATGAAGTATTCTGCGATATCTACGCTTCTGTGTGTGCCGATTGATAAGGTTTGTGCTGGTATGGTACCCCTTGTCGTAGGCGTAGCATTCGGAAGCGGGGTGTTGCGAAGGGTTTCCCATTCTGTGCGTAGATCGTTTAGCCAGGTCGGCAACGTTCCCATACGCAATTCGAGCTGTGCTTCGAAAAGCGATTCGGGTTCAACTCGGCTACCGTTGGATTCGAGAATCTGTAAGTTGTCTTCATTAAAGGTCACTGGGTCGCCGTGAAACCCTACAATAATAGGTTGGAGAAGAAAGCCATATTTGTTGTTTATATCCCAAAAATCATAGTGGGTCCGATTACTCCGATGGTTGAAGTTCCAGACGACATAATGTCTGAGGTGGTTAGGCATACTGCCTTCAGCGCCACCGCTGCCAGACAGTCTGCCGCCATTGACGCGGTCAAGCAGGTTGGCATAAGGTTGGGAAGCGTGGGC of Gemmatimonadota bacterium contains these proteins:
- a CDS encoding DUF4955 domain-containing protein, whose product is MRFKLIPARADKAIFTLMFLLTLSQLFFSVPCYGNDPIATSSPDFDESGAVDFADFLLFVSAFGTREGQEGYDAKYDLNGDGEIGFADFLIFASNFGEPKEIPQSATYQQFVKARENRTEPILPDFSYAGYHYFKKPVPNIAHPVFDVTTYGAMPNDDVSDQPAIVRAIAAAEANGRGIVFFPPGEFLVNTDTDNNEPIYIRSSNIVLRGSGSRTGGTVIRMVNYMPPNNPDVIWSVPRMFIFHPGGYDRPLTRITESADRETFWITVEDASRLEVGQWIKLTIKSTEAVNEFLTPYFPKSTWTSILNNGIDLQEKHSIAEIRGNRVRLNEPLHTNINHEHGWQVKYRPYLEEIGVEDISFHGMWFEKFVHFKNFIHNSGWGMLGLTRCFNSWVRRVSFVNCNRALGIDQGGAISIYQVTMAGNQGHTGIANSASYGMWVGLSEDPANHWHGPGSSARATGTVYWRYDMHPNQPIDAHASQPYANLLDRVNGGRLSGSGGAEGSMPNHLRHYVVWNFNHRSNRTHYDFWDINNKYGFLLQPIIVGFHGDPVTFNEDNLQILESNGSRVEPESLFEAQLELRMGTLPTWLNDLRTEWETLRNTPLPNATPTTRGTIPAQTLSIGTHRSVDIAEYFIDPDIFVDPDTPPMTYSVSSSNEGIATADVTGSIVTISPAAPGRATITATATDMRGLTTAQTVEAMVTQTETTVEKLYWTDTGTKKIQRADLDGSNIEDIVTTRLDGPSSIAIDATWGKIYWADRSNDKIFRANLDGTQIAEIINTREITEPSGNYRSASPYGIALNVDRGKMYWTDGVMDKIFRANLDGSNIEDIVNTRELVDPPLDPGATTPASIAIDATGGKVYWTDWERNKIFRANFDGSNAEDIITSGVNFSRGIALDLVNRKIYYTDTSSDKIRRANLDGTKKEDLVNTRVPEDTTPLDIALDIAGGKMYWTDNKTDKIFRANLDGTQVESLPIFGLENPVGIAVMITKY
- a CDS encoding CPBP family intramembrane metalloprotease produces the protein MVHQSFATRPAVPSRKVPPEIHPEPDVLDVFGSRDNVIRAHFQHVLDLSALAMIAVFTLYAIISKIALTLILEALPFYSIAGDAVAKAIDVRYMIVGHGFWLIFVVAFIAVPLLEILIYQWFPIWLSMKVIPSPVIAVCFSTVLFGAAHLYIEAFGVVTSILVGFFLSVAFLHARQVSWKRACWTTAAIYTSVNGIELTVALILIRLGIQGP
- a CDS encoding PIN domain-containing protein, which translates into the protein FTFYSTDSLNHTSFKTASETLKCQLSTFLQEIRATVLPTSNVSIDAVFDQYFGKRPPFGEGKKKSEFPDAFAIEAIEAWCKENDERMYVISADGDLKEYCETSDCLIALDKLPKFISVIEESHDEGLAHSVSELLNKNQDAIKGAITESFCKQDFWIEGHDGDVNEVRVNELEISEILILEVEQDVAFVHVDVETNFSADLTYDDSYTAAYDREETVWPFLVTIDKTVDQDVEYTATIQVLHDVENLKYFEVDWVEIQPKQMTGSELRVGFAVRIDNKWPYE